The following proteins come from a genomic window of Nicotiana tomentosiformis chromosome 12, ASM39032v3, whole genome shotgun sequence:
- the LOC138902588 gene encoding protein PXR1-like has product MTSRKERGNSANSKGGSNEKEKTSANSDETKEKKREKEKRGKLHKFKEEELQQKKEKLLQSRRSFKKKKKKKTLQKWKKNLPQVQNKLNKRKGHRTEQDQATKYGLNARNTDAVQCS; this is encoded by the coding sequence ATGACTTCAAGAAAAGAAAGAGGAAACTCCGCAAATTCAAAAGGAGGATCTAACGAGAAGGAGAAAACTTCTGCAAATTCGGACgaaacaaaagagaaaaaaagggaaaaagagaAAAGGGGAAAACTCCACAAATTCAAAGAGGAGGAACTCCAACAAAAGAAGGAAAAACTCCTGCAAAGCAGGAGAagcttcaaaaagaaaaaaaagaaaaaaaccctccaaaaatggaagaagaatCTCCCACAAGTTCAAAATAAGTTAAACAAAAGAAAGGGACATCGAACCGAACAAGATCAAGCGACGAAGTATGGTTTGAACGCCAGAAACACGGATGCAGTGCAATGCTCATAG